Proteins encoded together in one Candidatus Polarisedimenticolia bacterium window:
- a CDS encoding LssY C-terminal domain-containing protein, protein MSPRLRRNPTLLAIVICIAVAVLWLASGPSFNPQPFGNVAFQKRAQSAAEGGVTVSVVALTPEEAKGAVGFETAGDDVQPVWIEVTNREAIRYFIPPITVDGDYYSPLEVAWKGHGWFAGDRNSRIDAHLLGIALPTHVEPGASVTGFVFTSLDEGIKYISLELIGAGQQQVRRFSFLAPISGIKTDYQEVNWDALYKPGEISDLDEAGLRASLEKLPCCTKGGDKTTDGDPLNIVMVGARSSVFPPLVRRGWHVTETTTVGTSWDTIVSSVFGTTYRYAPVSSLYLFGRHQDIALQKPRSDVNQRNHMRLWLAPVTTGGVPVWVGQISRDIGVRLTRKTVTTHKVDPQMDESRWYLVQDMFFSQGLERFALAGGVGACTPQAPRTNFTGDPYFTDGFRAVMWMSGTPVTYQRIEFVPWESPQAPRSE, encoded by the coding sequence GTCATCTGCATCGCCGTGGCGGTCCTCTGGCTGGCCAGCGGGCCTAGCTTCAATCCGCAGCCCTTTGGAAACGTGGCCTTCCAGAAGCGCGCCCAATCGGCCGCCGAGGGAGGCGTGACGGTCAGCGTCGTAGCCCTGACCCCGGAAGAGGCCAAAGGCGCCGTGGGCTTCGAGACGGCCGGCGACGACGTCCAGCCGGTCTGGATCGAGGTGACCAACCGCGAGGCGATCCGCTACTTCATCCCCCCCATCACCGTCGACGGCGATTACTACTCACCTCTGGAGGTAGCCTGGAAGGGCCACGGCTGGTTCGCGGGCGACCGCAACTCCCGCATCGACGCGCACCTCCTCGGCATCGCGCTCCCCACCCACGTCGAGCCGGGCGCCAGCGTCACGGGCTTCGTGTTCACCAGCCTGGACGAGGGGATTAAGTACATCAGCCTGGAGCTGATCGGTGCCGGCCAGCAGCAGGTGCGCCGCTTTTCGTTCCTGGCGCCCATCTCCGGCATCAAGACCGACTATCAGGAGGTGAATTGGGACGCGCTGTACAAGCCCGGCGAGATCAGCGACCTGGACGAAGCCGGCCTGCGCGCCTCGCTGGAGAAGCTGCCCTGCTGCACCAAGGGAGGGGACAAGACGACAGACGGCGACCCGCTCAACATCGTGATGGTGGGCGCGCGATCGTCCGTGTTCCCGCCGCTGGTCCGGCGCGGCTGGCACGTCACGGAGACCACCACCGTCGGCACGTCGTGGGACACAATCGTCTCGTCGGTGTTCGGGACCACCTACCGCTACGCGCCGGTGTCGTCCCTGTACCTGTTCGGCCGGCACCAGGACATCGCCCTGCAGAAGCCGCGCTCCGACGTCAACCAGCGCAACCACATGCGCTTGTGGCTGGCGCCGGTCACCACCGGAGGCGTGCCGGTCTGGGTCGGGCAAATCAGCCGAGACATCGGCGTGCGCCTGACCCGCAAGACGGTTACCACCCACAAGGTCGACCCGCAGATGGACGAGTCGCGCTGGTACCTGGTCCAGGACATGTTCTTCTCCCAGGGCCTGGAGCGCTTCGCCCTGGCCGGCGGCGTGGGCGCCTGCACCCCCCAAGCACCGCGCACCAACTTCACCGGCGATCCCTACTTCACCGACGGCTTCCGCGCCGTCATGTGGATGTCCGGCACCCCGGTCACCTACCAGAGGATCGAATTCGTGCCCTGGGAGTCGCCGCAGGCTCCGCGGTCGGAATAA